The Brassica oleracea var. oleracea cultivar TO1000 chromosome C6, BOL, whole genome shotgun sequence genome includes a region encoding these proteins:
- the LOC106299770 gene encoding uncharacterized protein LOC106299770 — protein MDTYLRHMKPDSTYRLTNFFGSKTKKVYRVADPDVTIAFSWKSALSDLTDSSTWFPEDRFCFHGYEQFEAACDLKGDLYDFIGHIKLVNEQALNESLVLDEVEIASDRRILVHVQTHE, from the exons ATGGACACTTATCTACGACACATGAAGCCCGATTCCACCTACAGACTTACCAATTTTTTTGGTTCTAAGACTAAGAAGGTGTATCGGGTTGCTGATCCAGACGTGACCATTGCGTTCTCATGGAAGTCTGCCCTCTCCGATCTCACAGACAGTTCGACTTGGTTTCCTGAAGACCGTTTTTGTTTCCATGGTTATGAACAGTTCGAAGCGGCCTGTGACCTTAAAGGGGATCTGTATG ATTTTATTGGTCATATCAAATTGGTGAATGAGCAGGCTCTTAACGAGAGTCTTGTGCTTGACGAAGTCGAGATAGCTTCTGATCGGCGAATTTTGGTTCATGTTCAGACACATGAGTGA
- the LOC106297726 gene encoding protein RESTRICTED TEV MOVEMENT 3-like, which produces MGKPFNKKITWVIKNFSSLKSDQFNSDKFVVDGCKWYIYAYPKGKDNDHLSLFLEVGNYESLPIGWRRHAKYSFTISNQRSEKLSRKHESQQWFEKKSPGWGRLSIMPLNELHAKDAGFLVNGDLKIVVEIDVLEVVGRLDVTEETSTIIETMDVNGFQILPSHAESVSRMFERHSELASEFRPKNPNLRTAYISFLLSLIETMCQSPQELSQDDLTDAYAAMGFMRDAGFKLDWLEKKLDEVSEKKK; this is translated from the exons ATGGGGAAGCCATTTAATAAGAAGATAACTTGGGTGATCAAGAATTTCTCCTCTTTGAAATCTGATCAATTCAATTCTGATAAATTCGTGGTCGATGGCTGTAAATG GTATATTTATGCCTATCCCAAGGGAAAAGATAACGATCACTTGTCCTTGTTTCTGGAAGTCGGCAATTATGAATCATTGCCTATTGGATGGAGAAGACACGCAAAATATTCATTTACCATATCAAACCAACGTTCAGAAAAACTCTCCAGAAAACATG AATCACAACAGTGGTTTGAGAAGAAGAGTCCCGGCTGGGGTCGTCTATCCATAATGCCCCTTAACGAGCTCCACGCCAAAGATGCCGGATTTCTTGTAAACGGGGATCTCAAAATTGTTGTTGAGATAGATGTTCTTGAAGTTGTTGGCAGATTAGATGTGACAGAGGAAACTTCAACAATAATAGAAACAATGGATGTTAATGGGTTTCAGATTCTTCCTTCACAT GCAGAATCTGTGAGCCGTATGTTTGAAAGACACTCGGAGCTTGCATCTGAGTTCCGTCCAAAGAACCCAAATCTAAGGACAGCTTACATAAGTTTTCTACTCAGTCTGATTGAGACTATGTGCCAGTCACCGCAGGAGCTCTCCCAGGATGATCTGACTGATGCTTATGCTGCAATGGGATTCATGAGAGATGCTGGATTTAAGCTGGATTGGTTGGAGAAGAAGCTTGATGAGGTGTCGGAGAAAAAGAAG
- the LOC106299157 gene encoding protein RESTRICTED TEV MOVEMENT 3-like, protein MEKKFDKKFTWVIKDFSSLQSVNILSDIFVVRGCKWQLNAYPKGNKGQNFLSLFLEVAGYGSFPSGWRRHARFRVIVVNQRSETLSRQLEGQNWFEEKAKGWGFPSMLSLDEINAKDSGFLVNGELKIVVEIDLLEIIGKVEVNGFHLLSSQVESVSRMFEKHPETASEVHLKNPNLRTGYMSLLLSLIDTLCQSPHKLPKDDLDEAHYALESLTDAGLKLDWLEKKISQVSEMKEKEKDGESRRQDIEKELKDLKQKCSDVEAQLEKEKSEALAAKAPFSFDDIIQ, encoded by the exons ATGGAGAAGAAGTTCGATAAGAAGTTCACTTGGGTGATCAAAGATTTCTCTTCTTTGCAATCAGTGAATATACTGTCAGATATTTTCGTTGTCCGTGGCTGCAAATG GCAACTTAATGCATATCCCAAAGGAAACAAGGGTCAGAACTTTTTGTCTTTGTTTCTGGAAGTCGCCGGTTATGGATCATTCCCATCTGGATGGAGAAGACACGCACGATTTCGCGTTATTGTAGTAAATCAACGTTCTGAGACACTCTCCCGGCAACTTG AAGGACAAAACTGGTTTGAAGAGAAGGCTAAGGGCTGGGGTTTTCCATCCATGCTTTCTCTTGATGAAATTAATGCCAAAGATAGTGGGTTCCTGGTGAATGGGGAGCTCAAGATTGTTGTCGAGATAGATCTTCTTGAAATTATTGGCAAAGTAGAGGTTAATGGGTTTCACCTTCTTTCTTCACAG GTGGAATCTGTGAGCCGTATGTTTGAAAAACATCCAGAAACTGCCTCTGAAGTACATCTAAAGAACCCAAATCTTAGGACAGGTTACATGAGTTTGCTACTAAGTCTGATAGATACTCTGTGCCAGTCTCCTCACAAGCTCCCCAAGGATGATCTGGATGAGGCTCATTATGCACTGGAATCATTGACTGATGCTGGTTTAAAGTTGGATTGGTTGGAGAAGAAAATTTCTCAAGTGTCAGAAATGAAGGAGAAAGAGAAAGATGGTGAGAGTCGTAGGCAAGATATTGAGAAAGAGTTGAAAGATTTAAAGCAGAAGTGCTCAGATGTGGAAGCTCAGCTGGAGAAGGAGAAGTCAGAGGCGTTGGCTGCAAAAGCTCCCTTCTCATTCGATGATATTATTCAATGA
- the LOC106297728 gene encoding uncharacterized protein LOC106297728 translates to MRFVGGLRQQIQHTLNLSRPQSISEAHQQTLTIENQNRTGSQSWSTSRQNKQPTSTPPTTTNDATSKTETAIVHVNNNQQVRLGGLRCYSCGEAGHRQSACPHRTFRGLLIQEVQQDNDPIYDEEPLDSDEEAEELFPDSGRLLVVRRSFFTPKAEEQFPQRNRFFQSRCTINGRVCSFVIDSGSCKNVIAEEAVAKLQLQDEPHPQALVAPTEP, encoded by the coding sequence ATGCGTTTTGTGGGAGGACTTCGCCAACAAATCCAGCACACTCTTAACTTGTCTCGTCCACAATCGATCTCAGAAGCGCATCAGCAGACCCTCACGATAGAGAACCAGAATCGAACCGGCTCTCAATCTTGGTCCACGTCGCGGCAAAACAAACAGCCTACATCAACCCCACCAACAACCACCAACGACGCCACTTCAAAAACAGAAACTGCAATTGTACATGTTAACAATAACCAACAGGTTCGTCTCGGCGGATTGCGTTGTTACTCTTGCGGAGAAGCAGGACATCGTCAGTCCGCTTGTCCACATCGTACGTTCAGAGGATTACTTATCCAAGAAGTACAACAGGATAATGACCCTATCTATGACGAGGAACCACTCGACTCTGACGAAGAAGCTGAAGAACTTTTCCCTGATTCGGGTCGACTTCTCGTAGTTCGCCGGTCGTTTTTCACTCCTAAAGCCGAAGAACAGTTCCCACAACGTAACAGATTCTTTCAGTCGCGTTGCACAATCAATGGACGAGTCTGCTCCTTTGTAATCGACTCTGGGAGCTGTAAGAATGTCATAGCGGAGGAGGCAGTCGCGAAATTACAACTTCAGGACGAACCCCACCCACAAGCTCTCGTGGCTCCAACTGAACCATGA
- the LOC106297730 gene encoding prostatic spermine-binding protein-like → MVDWSDFYDDYDENWDVDYFSDGYPYKWDFDNDDTYGEETSDFYGYEMHRDHSCSFAQNSSDCYGYEVYSDHNDTPDDDTSESYESDEDSDDEDDDTSESYESEEDSDDDDDDSDEEWNHHDDNCSEAHSDFSAYEDNWDYDDTYYSDEDFGDFCDYD, encoded by the coding sequence ATGGTGGATTGGAGTGATTTTTATGACGACTATGATGAGAATTGGGATGTTGATTACTTCAGTGATGGCTACCCATACAAATGGGACTTTGATAATGATGATACTTATGGAGAGGAGACAAGTGACTTCTATGGATATGAAATGCATAGGGATCATAGTTGTTCTTTTGCACAGAACTCGAGTGATTGCTATGGATATGAAGTGTATTCAGATCATAATGATACTCCTGATGATGACACAAGTGAAAGCTATGAATCAGATGAGGATTCTGATGATGAGGATGATGACACAAGTGAAAGCTATGAATCGGAAGAGGATTCTGATGATGACGACGATGATTCAGACGAAGAGTGGAATCATCATGATGATAATTGTTCCGAGGCCCATAGTGATTTCTCGGCATATGAAGATAATTGGGATTATGATGATACTTATTATTCAGATGAAGACTTTGGAGATTTCTGTGACTATGACTAG
- the LOC106299860 gene encoding LOW QUALITY PROTEIN: MATH domain and coiled-coil domain-containing protein At3g58360-like (The sequence of the model RefSeq protein was modified relative to this genomic sequence to represent the inferred CDS: inserted 1 base in 1 codon): MGRQLRKRITWAIKNFSSLRSEKLYSDPFVAGGCKWRLCAYPKGNNADYLFLFLDVADYKSLPFGWRRQARYLLNIVNQSSSKRSRQNDAEKWFDAETPRWGRLSMFPLNEIKESGFLVNGELKIVAEIEVLEVIGKLDVAEETSTMTETIDVNGFQLLPSQVEFVSHLFERHXEIASEFHTENPNLRTGYMSLLLSLIETLRQPPHEILTTDLDKAYAALGSLTNAGFKLDWLDKKLVEMSEKKEKEEAGESQMREIEEELKGLKQKCSDLEVQLQKQKKSEVSAAKATISFDDVI; this comes from the exons ATGGGGAGGCAATTAAGAAAGAGGATCACCTGGGCGATTAAGAATTTCTCCTCTTTGCGATCTGAGAAACTTTATTCTGATCCATTTGTAGCCGGTGGATGCAAATG GCGTCTTTGTGCCTATCCCAAGGGTAATAACGCTGATTACCTGTTTCTGTTTCTTGACGTCGCCGATTATAAATCTTTGCCATTTGGATGGAGAAGACAAGCCCGATATCTCCTAAACATTGTAAACCAAAGCTCCTCAAAACGTTCCAGACAAAATG ATGCAGAAAAGTGGTTTGATGCGGAGACTCCCCGTTGGGGTCGTCTCTCTATGTTTCCCCTTAATGAAATCAAAGAGAGTGGGTTCCTGGTAAACGGAGAACTCAAAATTGTTGCTGAGATAGAGGTTCTTGAAGTGATCGGCAAGTTAGATGTAGCAGAGGAAACTTCAACAATGACAGAAACCATAGATGTTAATGGGTTTCAACTTCTTCCTTCACAG GTGGAATTTGTAAGCCATTTGTTTGAAAGAC CAGAGATTGCATCTGAGTTCCATACAGAGAACCCAAATCTTAGGACAGGTTACATGAGCTTGCTACTTAGTCTCATTGAGACTCTGCGCCAGCCGCCTCACGAGATCTTGACAACTGATCTGGACAAGGCATATGCCGCACTGGGATCTCTGACTAACGCTGGATTCAAGTTGGATTGGCTGGATAAGAAACTTGTTGAGATGTCGGAAAAGAAGGAGAAAGAGGAGGCTGGTGAGTCTCAAATGCGAGAAATTGAGGAAGAGTTGAAGGGTTTGAAGCAGAAGTGCTCAGACTTGGAAGTTCAGTTGCAGAAACAAAAAAAATCGGAGGTCTCGGCTGCAAAAGCTACTATCTCGTTTGATGATGTTATTTAA